One genomic segment of Theobroma cacao cultivar B97-61/B2 chromosome 6, Criollo_cocoa_genome_V2, whole genome shotgun sequence includes these proteins:
- the LOC18595412 gene encoding uncharacterized protein LOC18595412 → MEDESSTSNNDDDKDPWLAPDKLYHFLFCFFLTFLFSTLASLSRFSFLRNHSIRVGSILSLAAGAAKEAADQLGLFPSAGASSRDAVADLLGVLVAAMVLSLRKRLLRFGALPTGFACLNENLPLIE, encoded by the coding sequence ATGGAAGACGAAAGCAGTACCAGCAACAACGACGACGACAAAGATCCATGGTTGGCACCCGACAAACTCTACCATTTCCTCTTCTGCTTCTTTCTTACATTCCTCTTCTCCACTTTAGCTTCACTCTCCCGCTTCTCCTTTCTCCGTAACCATTCTATTCGGGTCGGATCCATCCTCTCCCTCGCCGCTGGCGCTGCCAAAGAGGCTGCTGACCAGCTCGGATTATTCCCCTCTGCTGGTGCCTCTTCCAGAGATGCCGTCGCCGATCTCCTTGGCGTTTTGGTCGCTGCAATGGTGCTTTCTCTACGGAAGAGGCTGCTCCGATTCGGGGCACTCCCGACGGGTTTTGCCTGTTTGAATGAGAATCTCCCGTTAATTGAGTAA
- the LOC18595413 gene encoding aquaporin NIP6-1 codes for MENEDVPSAPSTPATPGTPGAPLFGGFRGDQKGGISRKSLLKSCRCFSVEEWSMEEGRLPPVSCSLPPPPVSLTRKVGAEFIGTLILIFAGTATAIVNQKTQGSETLIGLAASTGLAVMIVILSTGHISGAHLNPAITISFAALKHFPWKHVPVYIGAQVMASLCAAFALKGVFHPFLGGGVTVPSGGFGQAFALEFVISFNLMFVVTAVATDTRAVGELAGIAVGATVMLNILIAGPFTGASMNPVRTLGPAIAANNYKAIWVYFTAPILGALCGAGTYTAVKLPEEDGEKPLTVRSFRR; via the exons ATGGAGAATGAGGATGTTCCATCTGCTCCTTCAACCCCAGCAACACCAGGGACTCCTGGTGCTCCTCTCTTTGGGGGGTTTAGGGGAGATCAGAAGGGTGGGATCAGTAGAAAATCCCTTCTCAAGAGCTGCAGATGCTTCAGTGTGGAAGAATGGTCCATGGAAGAAGGGAGATTACCCCCTGTTTCTTGTTCATTGCCACCTCCTCCTGTCTCACTCACAAGAAAG GTGGGAGCTGAGTTCATAGGTACTCTCATCCTAATCTTTGCTGGGACAGCCACAGCCATTGTGAACCAAAAGACACAAGGCTCTGAAACACTCATTGGCCTGGCTGCCTCCACCGGCCTTGCTGTCATGATTGTTATACTCTCCACTGGTCACATCTCGGGAGCACATCTCAATCCAGCAATCACCATTTCCTTTGCTGCACTCAAACACTTTCCCTGGAAACAT GTACCAGTCTACATTGGAGCACAGGTAATGGCATCACTATGCGCTGCATTTGCACTAAAGGGAGTGTTTCACCCATTTTTGGGAGGGGGAGTCACAGTTCCTTCAGGCGGATTCGGTCAAGCTTTTGCTTTGGAGTTTGTTATTAGCTTCAATCTCATGTTTGTTGTCACTGCTGTGGCCACCGACACTAGAGCT GTGGGAGAGCTGGCGGGAATCGCGGTTGGAGCTACTGTCATGCTCAATATACTCATAGCCGG ACCATTTACAGGTGCTTCAATGAATCCAGTAAGAACATTGGGGCCAGCCATAGCAGCAAATAACTACAAAGCTATATGGGTCTACTTCACTGCTCCCATCCTGGGGGCGCTATGTGGTGCAGGAACCTATACTGCTGTCAAGCTGCCCGAGGAAGATGGTGAAAAGCCTTTAACTGTGAGGAGCTTCAGGAGGTAA